From the Musa acuminata AAA Group cultivar baxijiao chromosome BXJ3-7, Cavendish_Baxijiao_AAA, whole genome shotgun sequence genome, one window contains:
- the LOC135584583 gene encoding phosphatidylinositol 4-kinase gamma 5-like, which produces MSPNLDSPIKTQMAVSVLTHTLNYEYHRSNQSEGKPSGRRRVFVQTETGCVLGIELDRADNAHTVKRRLQIALNVPTDESSLTFGDLVLKNDLSAVRNDSPLLLTRNSMHRSSSTPCLSPTGKDIHQQRDRSGPIEVLVCSSRCSRTRQLVKDVVKAIKNGVAPLPVHSGLGGAYYFRNTKGESVAIVKPTDEEPFAPNNPKGFTGKALGQPGLKRSVRVGETGFREVAAYLLDYDHFANVPPTVLVKITHSVFHVNEGVNSNTSGKAVDRKRSAVSKIASFQQFIPHDYDASDHGTSSFPVAAIHRIGILDIRIFNTDRHAGNLLVRKLEGATGRFGAQTELIPIDHGLCLPESLDDPYFEWIHWPQASIPFCEDELKYIANLDPVKDSEMLRMELPMIREACLRVLILSTIFLKEAAAFGLCLAEIGEMMSREFRGMEEAPSELEVVCIEARRLIAEKVVISPVISPNYDDTIQFDIDYEEADPVMPKSPSFNFGSRGRISRNPLSRLEESLEEQEEDDENIEHNMEDTTYCSDAREWPPHASRLSASLKTMTLAGNSQNYVAGVPRANCTTGRNSGGASGLQGRNSRSANEQLPASVSFVKLANMGEEEWSAFLEKFQELLQGAFRSRKCGATGQRLKQRLGSSCQF; this is translated from the coding sequence ATGTCGCCTAACTTGGACAGCCCCATTAAGACCCAGATGGCAGTTTCCGTCTTAACCCACACCCTTAACTACGAGTACCATCGGAGCAACCAAAGTGAAGGAAAACCAAGTGGACGAAGGCGTGTGTTCGTTCAAACTGAAACTGGATGTGTATTGGGTATTGAACTGGATCGTGCGGATAATGCTCATACTGTGAAGAGAAGGTTACAGATTGCTCTTAATGTACCTACCGATGAGAGCTCGCTCACTTTTGGTGACCTTGTGTTGAAAAATGATCTCAGTGCTGTCCGGAATGATTCACCATTGCTTCTTACCAGGAATTCCATGCATAGAAGTTCCTCCACTCCGTGCCTCTCTCCTACTGGAAAGGACATCCACCAGCAAAGGGATCGGAGTGGCCCAATCGAAGTTTTAGTGTGCTCTAGCCGCTGCTCTCGAACAAGACAGCTGGTCAAGGATGTTGTGAAGGCTATTAAAAATGGCGTTGCTCCTTTACCGGTTCACAGTGGGCTTGGTGGTGCCTACTACTTCAGGAACACCAAAGGTGAGAGTGTTGCAATTGTGAAGCCCACAGATGAGGAACCATTTGCACCGAATAATCCTAAAGGTTTCACTGGGAAGGCCCTTGGACAACCAGGCTTGAAAAGGTCTGTGCGGGTTGGTGAGACTGGATTCAGGGAAGTTGCTGCATACCTCCTGGATTATGATCATTTTGCCAATGTCCCCCCCACGGTCCTTGTCAAGATCACTCATTCGGTTTTCCATGTGAATGAAGGTGTTAACTCTAATACTAGCGGCAAGGCTGTTGACAGGAAGCGGAGTGCAGTCAGCAAGATAGCATCCTTTCAACAATTTATTCCTCATGACTACGATGCTAGTGACCATGGGACGTCCAGTTTCCCTGTTGCAGCTATACACAGGATTGGTATCCTCGATATTAGAATTTTTAATACTGACAGGCATGCTGGAAACCTCTTGGTGAGGAAACTTGAAGGGGCAACTGGTAGATTTGGGGCTCAGACAGAacttattccaatcgatcatggTCTCTGCTTGCCGGAGAGTTTGGATGATCCATATTTTGAGTGGATCCACTGGCCACAGGCATCAATCCCTTTCTGTGAGGATGAGCTTAAGTATATTGCAAACCTTGATCCGGTGAAAGATTCTGAGATGCTTCGTATGGAGCTGCCCATGATCCGCGAAGCATGCCTTAGAGTTTTGATCCTGTCAACAATTTTTCTCAAGGAAGCAGCTGCATTTGGGCTTTGCCTTGCAGAGATTGGTGAGATGATGAGCAGGGAATTCAGGGGAATGGAAGAGGCGCCAAGCGAACTGGAAGTTGTGTGCATTGAGGCAAGACGGCTGATAGCAGAAAAAGTGGTCATTTCTCCAGTAATCAGTCCAAATTATGATGACACAATTCAGTTTGATATTGACTATGAGGAAGCTGATCCGGTGATGCCGAAATCTCCATCTTTCAATTTTGGATCCAGAGGAAGAATCTCCAGAAACCCGCTGTCAAGATTAGAAGAGAGCTTGGAGGAGCAGGAGGAAGATGATGAGAACATTGAGCACAATATGGAGGATACTACTTACTGCTCGGATGCCCGTGAGTGGCCTCCACATGCCTCAAGACTGTCCGCTTCTTTGAAGACCATGACTCTTGCTGGGAATAGTCAGAACTATGTGGCTGGTGTTCCAAGAGCTAATTGTACCACTGGTAGAAATAGCGGTGGTGCCAGTGGGCTTCAGGGTAGGAATAGTAGGAGTGCGAACGAACAGCTGCCTGCAAGTGTGAGCTTCGTGAAGCTGGCTAACATGGGAGAAGAGGAGTGGTCAGCATTTCTTGAGAAGTTCCAGGAGCTGCTGCAAGGTGCATTCCGTAGCCGGAAGTGTGGTGCCACTGGCCAGAGGCTCAAGCAGAGGTTGGGCAGTTCTTGTCAGTTTTGA